One segment of uncultured Tolumonas sp. DNA contains the following:
- a CDS encoding NADP-dependent malic enzyme yields MTMNAVKHHNYIVRAIGGEKIKYVNEIIHGIEFNSGEINKIEASYKENNDKSVLVHFHVNDLTSIAQIKDHLENRFGESDIQFMDEITHLHLGGKLETTLKNSIDTMADLAKVYTPGVAQVCMEIAHNPERAYDLTIKKNTVAVVSDGTAVLGLGDIGPEAAMPVMEGKAALFKQFAGVDAFPICLDTKDTEEIIAIVKALAPTFGGINLEDISAPRCFEIEERLKKELDIPVFHDDQHGTAITVLAGFLNALKVCKKNIADVKVVVVGIGAAGIAVSKMLLSAGVKNLIGVDRHGAIYRGEPYSNDSWNEYARITNPNNEQGPLSTVIEGADVFVGLSGPGVLKVDDLKKMAKDPIVFAMANPAPEISPEVAAPYVRVMATGRSDYPNQLNNVLCFPGIFRGALDCGARQITEEMKLAVAYAIASVVSDEELNENYIIPDIFNKEVVKRVSEVVAETALRTGMVKTRRNKLESLTV; encoded by the coding sequence ATGACTATGAATGCAGTAAAACATCACAATTATATTGTTCGTGCCATTGGTGGCGAAAAAATAAAATATGTGAATGAAATTATTCACGGCATTGAATTTAACAGTGGTGAAATTAATAAAATTGAAGCGTCATATAAAGAAAATAATGACAAATCAGTGTTGGTTCATTTTCACGTAAATGATCTGACCAGCATTGCACAAATAAAAGATCATCTGGAAAATCGTTTCGGTGAATCCGATATTCAGTTTATGGATGAAATAACGCATTTGCATCTGGGTGGTAAACTGGAAACCACACTGAAAAACAGCATCGACACTATGGCGGATTTAGCCAAAGTGTATACACCCGGTGTAGCTCAGGTATGTATGGAGATTGCACACAATCCAGAACGAGCTTATGACCTGACTATCAAGAAAAATACGGTTGCCGTCGTCTCTGATGGCACCGCGGTGCTGGGTTTAGGTGATATCGGCCCAGAAGCCGCAATGCCGGTCATGGAAGGCAAAGCCGCACTGTTTAAACAATTTGCTGGTGTGGATGCCTTCCCGATTTGTCTGGACACCAAAGATACCGAAGAGATCATCGCCATTGTCAAAGCGCTGGCGCCAACGTTTGGTGGTATCAATCTGGAAGATATCTCTGCGCCACGTTGTTTTGAAATCGAAGAACGGCTGAAAAAAGAGCTGGATATCCCGGTATTCCACGATGACCAACACGGCACCGCTATTACTGTGTTGGCGGGTTTCCTGAATGCACTAAAAGTGTGTAAAAAGAACATCGCCGATGTGAAAGTGGTGGTGGTGGGTATCGGCGCTGCCGGTATCGCGGTATCGAAAATGCTGCTGAGTGCGGGTGTGAAAAATCTAATTGGTGTTGATCGTCACGGTGCCATTTACCGCGGTGAACCTTACAGCAACGACAGCTGGAATGAATATGCCCGCATCACTAACCCAAATAATGAACAGGGCCCTTTGTCGACAGTGATTGAAGGTGCCGATGTATTCGTGGGTCTGTCTGGTCCAGGTGTATTGAAAGTCGATGACTTGAAGAAAATGGCCAAAGATCCGATTGTATTTGCGATGGCCAATCCGGCACCGGAAATCTCACCGGAAGTCGCGGCACCGTATGTTCGCGTCATGGCAACCGGACGTTCTGATTATCCGAACCAATTAAACAACGTATTGTGTTTCCCAGGCATCTTCCGTGGTGCACTGGATTGTGGTGCCCGTCAGATCACCGAAGAGATGAAATTGGCGGTGGCCTATGCGATAGCATCCGTGGTCTCAGACGAAGAATTGAATGAGAACTACATCATTCCGGATATTTTCAACAAAGAAGTTGTAAAACGTGTCAGTGAAGTAGTGGCTGAAACCGCACTACGCACTGGTATGGTGAAGACACGTCGTAACAAACTCGAAAGTCTGACTGTGTAA
- the dcuS gene encoding DcuS/MalK family sensor histidine kinase gives MFKQNSPLKLRTTITLLVCSVIAVVLFVVHSVYLAQSTQQSKLSLEDKAIAVLHTLTVTPFVAQALQTPILLPALQDYVEQVRHQNDLLFIVVMDMQGIRQTHPDPSLIGKHFTGGDETKALHGEESISEAKGTLGPALRLISPLFDANHQQIGAIAVGISTAKVEQTIAKNRWITYWAIIFGGLIGTLGAFILARQIKKIMFGMEPSEIASLLEERNAMLQSIKEGIIAVNADAQITLINDEAKRLLRQNGELENLLLTESSKHWPALLHLRQVLESGQARQDEEIEFNGSTLLTNSVPVRVNGQVTGAIVTFRDKTEVSQLVQRLTGISHYAEALRVQAHEFMNKLHVILGMVNIRAYDQLENYIMDTANHYHTEVGSLIRQIKDPVIAGFMLGKMNRGREIGVDVSITPTSYLPESAQAEVTHELVTVLGNLLENAMDALDSCESPGIVLTFDHDDGRLRCTVRDNGNGIDPAVFPHIFEHGFSTKGTRRGIGLFLVKQSLEKLGGTIECESNKGVGTRFIVTLPYASKENGL, from the coding sequence GTGTTCAAACAAAACTCTCCGCTCAAACTACGCACCACAATCACATTACTGGTTTGTTCTGTCATTGCTGTCGTATTGTTTGTCGTGCATTCCGTGTATCTGGCGCAATCAACGCAGCAATCTAAACTGAGTCTGGAAGACAAAGCCATTGCCGTGTTACATACGTTGACCGTAACACCCTTTGTTGCGCAAGCCTTACAAACGCCGATCTTATTACCTGCATTACAGGACTATGTTGAACAAGTCCGCCACCAAAACGATCTGTTATTTATTGTGGTGATGGATATGCAGGGCATCCGGCAAACGCATCCTGATCCCAGCTTGATCGGTAAACATTTCACTGGTGGCGATGAAACCAAAGCACTGCATGGCGAGGAATCTATCTCTGAAGCCAAAGGCACGCTGGGGCCGGCGTTACGCCTCATCAGCCCGTTGTTTGATGCTAATCATCAACAGATCGGTGCCATCGCGGTGGGCATCTCCACCGCAAAAGTCGAACAAACTATCGCTAAGAATCGTTGGATCACCTATTGGGCCATTATTTTTGGCGGTTTGATCGGGACGCTGGGGGCCTTTATTCTGGCGCGCCAAATCAAAAAAATCATGTTTGGCATGGAGCCTTCAGAGATTGCCTCGTTGTTGGAAGAGCGCAATGCCATGCTGCAATCGATTAAGGAAGGGATCATTGCCGTCAATGCTGATGCCCAGATCACCTTAATTAACGATGAAGCGAAACGACTGCTACGCCAGAATGGCGAGCTGGAAAACTTGCTGCTGACCGAAAGTAGTAAACATTGGCCCGCGTTATTGCATTTACGCCAGGTGTTAGAATCCGGGCAAGCGCGGCAAGATGAAGAAATTGAATTCAACGGCAGTACCTTGCTGACCAACAGCGTTCCGGTGCGGGTAAATGGTCAGGTCACCGGTGCTATCGTAACCTTTCGCGACAAGACGGAAGTCAGCCAGTTAGTGCAACGCCTGACCGGCATCTCGCATTACGCCGAAGCCTTACGAGTACAGGCGCATGAATTCATGAATAAACTGCATGTCATTCTTGGTATGGTGAACATCCGTGCCTATGATCAGTTAGAAAACTACATCATGGATACCGCGAATCATTACCATACCGAAGTGGGCTCGTTGATCCGGCAGATTAAAGATCCGGTCATTGCCGGTTTTATGCTGGGTAAAATGAATCGTGGGCGGGAAATTGGTGTCGATGTCAGCATTACACCGACCAGTTATCTGCCGGAATCAGCACAAGCCGAAGTGACACACGAGTTAGTCACCGTGCTGGGCAATTTACTGGAAAATGCCATGGATGCACTGGATAGTTGTGAGTCACCCGGTATTGTCCTGACTTTTGATCATGATGATGGCCGGTTACGCTGCACAGTGCGTGATAATGGTAATGGCATCGATCCGGCGGTATTTCCGCATATTTTTGAACATGGTTTTTCCACCAAGGGCACCCGCCGTGGCATTGGCCTGTTTTTAGTCAAACAGAGTTTGGAGAAATTGGGCGGTACCATCGAATGTGAAAGCAATAAGGGCGTGGGCACACGATTTATTGTTACCTTACCTTATGCCAGCAAGGAGAACGGCCTGTGA
- the dcuR gene encoding two-component system response regulator DcuR, whose product MINVLIVDDDPMVAELNRRYLEQVDGFRWQGSVSTIQAAKQMLLEGDAPIDLVLLDIYMQKDNGLDLLPVIRQMPNNVDVIMISSASDMPAIKKALRYGVVDYLIKPFQFTRFQEALSAYREEHQLLEQTAALNQSELDTLIRRNNNRLTPDKTKLPKGLTKLTLQSVWEWVKQSRKQAFSTEEMAAEIGISRVSCRKYLVYMAEIGVLDTDIFYGSVGRPVYLYKLVPAKIEVMDALLR is encoded by the coding sequence GTGATTAATGTATTGATTGTCGATGATGACCCGATGGTGGCCGAGCTGAATCGCCGCTATCTGGAACAGGTGGATGGTTTCCGCTGGCAGGGTTCCGTCTCGACCATTCAGGCCGCCAAACAGATGCTGCTGGAAGGCGATGCACCGATCGATCTGGTGCTGCTGGATATCTACATGCAGAAAGACAACGGGCTGGATCTGCTGCCGGTTATCCGGCAGATGCCGAATAATGTTGATGTCATCATGATCTCTTCCGCCAGCGATATGCCTGCCATCAAAAAAGCACTGCGGTATGGTGTGGTCGATTATCTGATCAAACCGTTCCAGTTTACCCGCTTTCAGGAGGCGTTATCGGCTTATCGGGAAGAGCATCAGTTACTGGAGCAGACCGCCGCATTGAATCAATCTGAGCTGGATACGCTGATCCGTCGTAATAACAATCGCCTGACACCGGACAAGACCAAATTGCCAAAAGGCCTGACCAAACTGACATTACAATCGGTATGGGAATGGGTTAAACAGAGCCGGAAACAGGCTTTTTCTACCGAAGAAATGGCTGCGGAGATCGGTATTTCACGGGTGTCTTGTCGCAAATATCTGGTGTATATGGCCGAGATCGGTGTGCTGGATACCGATATTTTTTATGGCTCTGTCGGGCGGCCTGTTTATCTGTATAAGTTGGTGCCCGCCAAAATTGAAGTAATGGATGCCTTATTGCGTTAA
- a CDS encoding EAL domain-containing protein, whose product MDFELVKKLMLTTRLHRQIITRVGVFVIALAFLVTASCIGIMSWLYHKTDAEQVSAELTKVELLLKNEREGLGRAIRDYAVWNDAYAYVNQPNRKFESDNFTQQSLDVMQLDFVAMMTAPEKLLFSSALDSGIPDLKATPAIRSSSLISLFAKLPEWQTGVDGTAKPRTYLTMYNGRALIIAVSGIFDSLQEKPSSGLMIFGRYMDDDDLKRLQQLAEIRLELLAAVPPKKSANDFFHTEQTARKQLDGWQVPVMWLQVSKDINWQPRYMLMAIFTFGLLVVLLLASWVLQRLLNQLIVARIETFADLAWRRTQGERVYWPVEGQNELDLLARSFNELMDEVQAAQKNMHDLSITDALTALGNRRGMEEQVERMMKSCQLGMSLTMLLMDLDGFKLINDSLGHAAGDLLLQEVAQRMRQVMRRQDRLFRMGGDEFAVLMPNTTTEQGHLLAERLIELLLEPIHFGHHKLTVSGSIGIAEWDGKAEGLELMRQADLAMYAAKREGKSCVRQFETGMSGVASERMTLEQSLRQAITEQTIEPYFQPVIDTNTGKVLSVEMLARWQRDGEFVPTLGFIRLAEDLGLIHPLSMQLLAKGLTALSQFRLHDPELKLQINLSPLQFADRQLAVTMLRMVAEHGLPSSALTVELTEGAMLLYPEQVEQTMRQFVDAGVSLHLDDFGTGYSSLTRLRDLPFDTVKLDRSFVMLLAEGDASLSQAVFDMATSMHMELIAEGVENQMEYERLQQIGYRQMQGFMFAYPMPAADLVQWLDMPHERLGMSQSPAKPEANV is encoded by the coding sequence ATGGACTTTGAGTTAGTGAAAAAATTAATGTTAACGACCCGACTGCATCGACAGATAATCACTCGTGTTGGTGTGTTTGTTATTGCGCTGGCTTTTTTGGTCACCGCCAGTTGCATCGGCATTATGAGTTGGTTGTATCACAAAACAGATGCGGAACAGGTCTCTGCCGAATTAACCAAAGTCGAATTATTGCTGAAAAATGAACGGGAAGGGCTAGGCCGGGCGATAAGGGATTATGCCGTTTGGAATGATGCTTATGCGTATGTGAACCAGCCCAATCGCAAATTTGAAAGCGACAACTTTACCCAGCAATCACTTGATGTCATGCAGCTGGATTTTGTTGCCATGATGACGGCACCGGAGAAATTGCTTTTTTCTTCTGCGCTTGATTCCGGTATTCCAGATTTAAAAGCAACGCCAGCCATTCGTTCATCATCACTCATCTCTTTATTTGCAAAATTACCGGAATGGCAAACGGGAGTTGATGGAACAGCGAAACCAAGAACGTATCTAACAATGTACAATGGTCGTGCATTAATCATTGCCGTCTCTGGTATTTTTGATTCGCTGCAGGAAAAGCCATCTAGCGGATTGATGATTTTCGGTCGTTACATGGATGATGACGATCTGAAACGCCTGCAACAATTAGCCGAAATCCGCTTAGAGTTACTCGCCGCTGTGCCGCCAAAAAAATCGGCTAATGATTTTTTTCATACGGAACAAACAGCCAGAAAACAACTAGATGGTTGGCAAGTTCCCGTGATGTGGCTACAGGTCAGCAAGGATATTAACTGGCAGCCTCGTTATATGCTCATGGCAATATTTACCTTTGGTCTGCTGGTGGTGTTGTTATTGGCTTCCTGGGTGCTACAGCGTTTATTAAATCAATTGATTGTCGCTCGTATTGAAACTTTTGCCGATCTGGCTTGGCGACGGACGCAAGGTGAACGCGTTTACTGGCCTGTTGAAGGGCAAAATGAACTGGATCTGCTGGCTCGCTCGTTTAATGAACTTATGGATGAAGTACAAGCTGCGCAAAAAAATATGCATGATCTGAGTATTACTGATGCATTAACCGCATTGGGAAATCGTCGAGGCATGGAAGAGCAGGTCGAACGAATGATGAAGAGCTGTCAGCTCGGTATGTCACTGACCATGCTGCTGATGGATCTGGATGGCTTTAAGCTAATCAATGACAGCCTTGGTCATGCTGCTGGCGACTTATTATTGCAGGAAGTCGCGCAGCGCATGCGTCAGGTCATGCGCCGACAGGATCGATTATTCCGCATGGGCGGTGATGAATTTGCGGTGCTGATGCCAAATACCACGACAGAACAAGGTCATTTACTGGCTGAACGGCTCATTGAGTTACTGCTTGAACCGATTCATTTTGGTCACCATAAATTAACAGTCTCGGGATCTATCGGTATTGCTGAATGGGATGGTAAAGCCGAAGGTTTGGAATTAATGCGCCAAGCCGATCTGGCCATGTATGCCGCGAAACGGGAAGGTAAATCCTGTGTGCGTCAGTTTGAAACCGGAATGAGCGGCGTCGCTTCGGAACGCATGACACTAGAACAATCATTACGGCAGGCCATTACTGAACAGACTATCGAACCATATTTCCAGCCGGTGATTGATACCAATACAGGGAAGGTCTTGTCGGTAGAGATGCTGGCACGCTGGCAGCGGGATGGTGAGTTTGTACCCACGCTGGGTTTTATCCGTCTGGCGGAAGATCTAGGCCTGATCCATCCACTGTCTATGCAATTACTGGCCAAAGGTCTGACGGCGCTAAGCCAGTTCCGTCTGCATGATCCGGAGCTTAAATTGCAGATCAATTTATCACCACTGCAATTTGCTGATCGCCAGCTGGCCGTGACTATGCTGCGGATGGTGGCTGAACATGGTTTACCATCATCGGCGCTGACGGTGGAGTTAACGGAAGGTGCGATGCTGTTATACCCTGAACAGGTAGAACAAACCATGCGCCAATTCGTCGATGCGGGGGTCAGCTTGCATCTGGATGATTTTGGTACCGGCTATTCGTCACTGACTCGTTTACGCGATCTGCCCTTTGATACTGTCAAATTAGATCGCTCGTTTGTCATGTTACTGGCGGAAGGTGATGCATCGCTGTCGCAGGCAGTCTTTGATATGGCAACCAGCATGCATATGGAGCTGATCGCAGAGGGGGTAGAAAATCAGATGGAATATGAAAGATTGCAGCAGATCGGTTACCGGCAGATGCAGGGTTTTATGTTCGCTTACCCAATGCCAGCAGCGGATTTAGTGCAGTGGTTGGATATGCCTCATGAACGGCTGGGCATGTCTCAATCACCAGCAAAGCCAGAAGCAAACGTTTAG
- a CDS encoding TolC family protein, giving the protein MQKGPKLFSISIIALLISGCAVTSKPLDRVQSEQRSYADLGVMFRDQEPVTAPITLHDAMARALKYNLEARLKVMEEALAQRQLDLSTFDMLPKMAAEAGYVTRSNVSASSSESVLSGTTSLEPSTSQDRNRRVADLTMVWNVLDFGVSYVTAKQQSDQRWIAEERRRKVIHTIVQDVRSAYWRAVAAERLLTRIDGLIDRVNMARESSQKMTAQQVGDPIEALSYQRALIDATRQLEEQRRALSLAKTELATLMNLPLGTDYKLAMPDENQLPEPVLNVDFSKLEKAALISRPELREQDYQVRISAAETRKALLRMLPGLELSAGEHHDSNSFLVNQNWADAGVKVTWNLFNVLSGPTAQKVAKAGQTVAEARRQAMSMAIMAQLYVARANFNEALRQYHTGEELQRIDDKIAGQLRNRYKAGGIGELQLIQGELNALSTSLRHDLAYAELRNAYGQIFATVGLDPLPKNQAADNLNHISQVLSQSEHNWDAGDISALQPE; this is encoded by the coding sequence ATGCAGAAAGGCCCTAAACTCTTCAGTATCAGCATCATTGCATTGCTGATCAGCGGTTGTGCCGTTACCAGTAAACCGCTTGATCGGGTTCAGAGTGAACAACGTTCCTATGCTGACCTGGGTGTTATGTTCCGTGATCAGGAACCAGTCACCGCACCCATTACCCTCCATGATGCGATGGCTCGTGCCTTAAAATACAATCTGGAAGCGCGCTTAAAAGTAATGGAAGAGGCGCTGGCACAACGACAGCTGGACCTCTCGACTTTTGATATGTTACCCAAAATGGCCGCCGAGGCCGGTTATGTCACCCGCAGTAATGTCAGTGCATCCAGTAGCGAAAGCGTACTTAGTGGCACTACGTCTCTCGAACCCTCTACATCGCAGGATCGAAACCGCCGGGTGGCAGATCTAACCATGGTCTGGAATGTGCTGGATTTCGGGGTCAGTTATGTCACAGCCAAACAACAATCAGATCAACGCTGGATAGCCGAAGAACGGCGTCGCAAAGTGATCCATACCATTGTTCAGGATGTACGTTCCGCATACTGGCGAGCCGTGGCAGCAGAACGTCTGCTGACACGCATTGACGGTTTAATTGATCGCGTAAATATGGCTCGCGAATCTAGCCAGAAGATGACCGCGCAACAAGTCGGCGACCCGATCGAAGCACTCAGTTATCAGCGGGCATTGATTGATGCCACCCGGCAACTAGAAGAACAACGCCGGGCATTATCCTTAGCTAAAACCGAGCTGGCCACATTAATGAATTTGCCGTTAGGCACCGATTATAAACTAGCTATGCCCGATGAAAATCAGTTACCGGAACCGGTACTCAATGTAGATTTCAGTAAATTAGAAAAAGCAGCACTTATCAGCCGTCCGGAATTACGTGAACAGGATTATCAGGTTCGGATCAGTGCAGCGGAAACCCGAAAAGCGTTACTGCGAATGCTACCTGGTCTGGAGCTATCTGCCGGTGAGCACCATGATAGTAACTCCTTTCTGGTCAACCAGAACTGGGCAGATGCTGGGGTAAAAGTGACCTGGAATCTGTTTAATGTGCTATCCGGCCCAACAGCACAAAAGGTTGCTAAAGCAGGACAAACCGTAGCGGAAGCCCGTCGTCAAGCGATGTCGATGGCGATCATGGCGCAGCTCTATGTCGCACGAGCCAACTTTAATGAAGCCTTGCGGCAATACCACACCGGAGAAGAACTGCAGAGAATAGACGATAAGATCGCCGGGCAATTGCGCAATCGTTATAAAGCTGGCGGCATTGGTGAATTACAACTGATCCAAGGCGAACTCAATGCATTAAGTACCTCGCTGCGGCACGATTTAGCCTATGCTGAACTACGAAATGCCTATGGTCAGATTTTTGCCACCGTCGGTCTGGATCCACTACCAAAAAATCAAGCAGCAGATAACCTGAACCATATCAGTCAGGTTCTGTCACAGTCTGAACACAACTGGGATGCGGGGGATATCAGCGCTCTACAACCAGAATAA